One window of Diabrotica undecimpunctata isolate CICGRU chromosome 8, icDiaUnde3, whole genome shotgun sequence genomic DNA carries:
- the LOC140449190 gene encoding fibrinogen C domain-containing protein 1-B-like — protein sequence MSLSRKYLGLAVLTSFILCICGEHIGGDQKNHTVQEKIEESSTFNKSSYIGLADGNPFRNCKEIFDSGVNISGIYEIQPTGSNKLINVTCDMETRGGGWTVIQRRIDGSVDFYRDWREYKFGFGDLNGEHWLGLESIYHLTAFEANLLLVELVDKDGINAYALYDSFAIGSEVEGYYLSTLKGYSGDAGDSLTYHLGQNFTTKDLDLDQSILNCAEEELGAWWYKSCYQSNLNGKLRNIFRPAAYRDKGINWLSFRDNNYFLSQTRMLVRPEY from the exons ATGTCGCTATCTAGGAAATATCTGGGTTTAGCCGTATTAACAAGTTTTATTCTGTGC ATATGTGGAGAGCATATAGGGGGTGATCAGAAAAACCATACTGTTCAAGAAAAAATAGAGG AATCCTCAACATTTAACAAATCATCATATATTGGTCTGGCAGATGGTAATCCATTTAGGAATTGTAAGGAAATATTCGACTCAG GTGTAAATATTTCCGGAATTTACGAGATACAACCAACTGGctcaaataaattaataaacgtaACATGTGACATGGAGACAAGAGGGGGCGGATGGACTGTAATACAGAGAAGAATTGACGGATCTGTTGACTTCTATAGAGACTGGAGAGAGTATAAATTTGGGTTCGGAGATCTAAATGGAGAACATTGGTTAGGATTGGAGAGTATTTACCACTTGACAG cgtTTGAAGCTAACTTGCTGCTTGTGGAGTTGGTAGACAAGGATGGAATTAATGCTTATGCTTTGTACGACTCTTTTGCCATTGGTTCCGAAGTGGAGGGATACTATTTAAGTACTTTAAAGGGATATTCTGGGGATGCTGGTGATTCATTGACCTACCATTTAGGACAAAATTTTACTACAAAAGATCTGGATTTAGATCAAAGTATTCTTAACTGCGCGGAAGAAGAAT TGGGGGCTTGGTGGTATAAATCCTGTTACCAGAGcaatttaaatggtaaattaagaAACATATTTCGGCCAGCGGCGTATAGAGATAAAGGAATTAACTGGCTTAGTTTTAGAGATAATAACTATTTCTTATCTCAGACAAGAATGTTAGTTAGACCAGAATATTAG